Proteins from a genomic interval of Zingiber officinale cultivar Zhangliang chromosome 1B, Zo_v1.1, whole genome shotgun sequence:
- the LOC122038389 gene encoding heterogeneous nuclear ribonucleoprotein D0-like gives MWIDAMAREVAAGLWHQAVGIGVKLVFVNGLPPFWDEDKVKEQFKDFGEIEKVVLARNMSTVKRKDFGFVNFTSHAAVVACVEGINNTGLTYGKIKMKVRARLANPFPKTQAVKGGMSGGYRIGYTSFGAYSRFGRGGPLEVEVVGVSYVRKTWYL, from the exons ATGTGGATCGACGCCATGGCACGGGAGGTGGCTGCTGGATTGTGGCATCAAGCAGTAGGCATTGGG GTTAAATTGGTCTTTGTCAATGGTCTGCCTCCATTTTGGGATGAAGATAAAGTCAAAGAGCAATTTAAAGATTTTGGAGAGATTGAAAAAGTTGTGCTGGCAAGGAACATGTCAACtgtcaaaaggaaagattttggaTTTGTTAATTTTACTTCTCATGCAGCTGTTGTTGCTTGTGTTGAAGGTATAAACAACACAGGATTGACTTATGGGAAAATCAAGATGAAGGTGAGGGCTAGGCTTGCAAATCCATTTCCTAAAACTCAAGCTGTAAAAGGTGGGATGAGTGGTGGCTACCGTATTGGCTACACTAGTTTTGGAGCTTACTCTAGGTTTGGTAGAG GAGGCCCTTTGGAAGTCGAGGTGGTAGGGGTTTCCTACGTCAGGAAGACATGGTATCTTTAG